In the genome of Streptomyces sp. V2I9, one region contains:
- a CDS encoding chorismate mutase: MSSSTTTAVTPAELTGAHTDEAAALIGGARERIDALDDRIIGLVQERMAVSAVIQEARITSGGRRVNLSRETAVLAHYRDALGRPGTALAMTLLELCRGRV, encoded by the coding sequence ATGAGCAGCAGCACCACCACCGCCGTCACCCCCGCCGAGCTGACCGGCGCCCACACCGACGAGGCCGCCGCCCTGATCGGAGGGGCGCGGGAGCGCATCGACGCCCTCGACGACCGGATCATCGGCCTCGTCCAGGAACGGATGGCCGTGTCGGCGGTGATCCAGGAGGCGCGGATCACCTCGGGCGGCCGCCGCGTCAACCTCTCGCGCGAGACCGCCGTGCTCGCGCACTACCGGGACGCGCTGGGCCGGCCGGGCACCGCGCTGGCGATGACGCTCCTGGAGCTGTGCCGCGGCCGGGTGTGA